A single genomic interval of Helianthus annuus cultivar XRQ/B chromosome 6, HanXRQr2.0-SUNRISE, whole genome shotgun sequence harbors:
- the LOC110865919 gene encoding uncharacterized protein LOC110865919: protein MAKVIEKFFIASMLMWAVPVAILIAFNKNLFPGSADMSPYSLTLLSGFLAVISVNIVIAFYIHLAMKEPSEKHEPDPKFVSEAEAGVKHLVKSESSSTNKKDELIRPEN, encoded by the exons ATGGCAAAAGTTATAGAGAAGTTCTTTATAGCATCCATGCTGATGTGGGCAGTTCCTGTTGCAATTTTGATTGCTTTCAACAAGAATTTATTTCCTG GTTCCGCTGATATGTCCCCATATTCATTGACACTTTTAAGCGGGTTTCTAGCAGTCATTTCTGTTAACATTGTAATTGCATTCTACATACATTTAGCGATGAAAGAGCCTTCAGAGAAACACGAACCAGATCCTAAGTTTGTCTCAGAAGCCGAGGCTGGTGTCAAACACTTGGTAAAATCCGAAAGTTCATCCACCAATAAAAAGGACGA GTTGATACGACCCGAAAATTGA